A region from the Desulfatiglans anilini DSM 4660 genome encodes:
- a CDS encoding hybrid sensor histidine kinase/response regulator codes for MVSWEKTPSSLWKMARNYAVLFGVLLTGASLFLWHVEVSIAIAEIFAFSVLALSVYADNLEKQELAKTLEQQGDTAKKLLDEMNIRYNNALLVEEIGRATSEVLEVDQLLEDVMAVISKRLDFDRGVIWLANQENEKLIYKAGYGYSAEEEKVLKKAEFHLDNPESKGFAVQAFKHQKGFLLDDVEVMKDDLSTKSYELISQFNATSVICVPLVYKGRSLGVLVVDNVETKRSLNQSDMNLLMGVASQTAVSIVNARSFQEVQNSERKYRELVENANSIIMRVDPEFRVTFFNEFAQNFFGYKEGEIIGRNVHETLFSSKARAGLNLYRLFKNMRGKPQSLLVAEGECTRHDGRQVIVAWTFKPVFKNTDQEIQQILCIGNDVTELKKAADANRALEIKLQQAQKMEAIGTLAGGIAHDFNNILTAIIGYAEIAKLRLTGESRARESLEEVLRASDRAKDLVGQILSFSRQGQQQLLPAQIGPIVKEALKLLRASLPSTIQIKQDIDPDAGVVKADPTQIHQVLMNLCTNALHAMQERGGILTVSLRNWSVDEGFAFRSPGLEPGKYVRLQVQDTGYGIAPEVLDRIFEPYFTTKKTGEGTGLGLAVVHGIVKSHEGVITVSSNREDGTAFDVFLPVIEGGELPVLQPSEDLPRGDERILFVDDEHALVHLGKEMLEFLGYRVNACSSSLQALQLFRSRPNDFDLVITDLTMPHLTGEGLAQEVLSIREDIPIILCTGFKQKMTERYAAEIGLRALLIKPLRMREMADTVRRVLDKGRLLDAHPKA; via the coding sequence ATGGTGAGTTGGGAAAAGACGCCTTCCAGCCTCTGGAAGATGGCGCGTAACTATGCCGTTTTGTTCGGGGTGCTTTTGACGGGTGCCTCTCTCTTTCTCTGGCATGTCGAGGTGAGCATCGCGATTGCGGAAATCTTCGCGTTTAGCGTTCTTGCGCTGTCCGTTTACGCGGACAATCTCGAAAAACAAGAGCTTGCCAAAACACTGGAACAGCAGGGCGATACGGCGAAGAAGCTTCTAGATGAAATGAATATCCGCTACAACAATGCATTGCTGGTCGAGGAGATCGGTCGGGCGACGTCCGAAGTGCTTGAGGTTGACCAGCTTCTGGAAGATGTGATGGCGGTCATTTCGAAGCGGCTCGATTTCGACAGAGGGGTTATCTGGCTCGCGAATCAAGAAAATGAGAAATTGATTTACAAGGCCGGCTATGGGTATAGCGCAGAAGAGGAAAAGGTCTTGAAGAAGGCAGAGTTCCACTTGGACAACCCAGAGTCGAAAGGGTTCGCCGTCCAGGCTTTTAAGCATCAAAAGGGATTTCTACTGGATGACGTGGAGGTCATGAAAGATGATCTTTCAACAAAAAGTTATGAGCTGATTTCTCAATTCAATGCCACATCGGTCATTTGCGTCCCATTGGTTTACAAGGGTAGGTCATTAGGGGTCTTGGTCGTCGACAATGTTGAAACCAAGAGGTCATTGAACCAGAGCGACATGAATCTTTTAATGGGTGTGGCATCCCAAACAGCTGTAAGCATTGTGAACGCACGCTCTTTTCAGGAAGTGCAGAATAGTGAAAGAAAATACCGGGAGCTTGTTGAAAACGCCAATAGTATTATCATGCGGGTCGATCCTGAATTCCGAGTGACTTTCTTCAATGAATTCGCCCAGAATTTCTTTGGCTATAAGGAAGGGGAAATTATCGGCAGGAATGTGCATGAAACGCTTTTTTCCTCGAAGGCGCGTGCGGGTTTAAATCTATATCGCTTATTCAAGAACATGAGGGGAAAACCACAATCGCTTCTGGTTGCAGAAGGTGAGTGCACAAGGCATGACGGCCGGCAAGTGATTGTGGCTTGGACATTCAAACCCGTTTTCAAGAATACAGATCAGGAAATTCAACAGATTCTTTGCATTGGCAATGACGTGACTGAATTGAAGAAGGCGGCGGATGCCAACCGGGCCTTGGAGATTAAGTTGCAGCAGGCCCAGAAAATGGAGGCGATTGGAACCCTGGCCGGCGGGATCGCGCACGATTTCAACAATATTTTGACGGCCATCATCGGGTACGCCGAGATAGCGAAACTGCGGCTGACGGGTGAGAGCCGGGCGAGAGAAAGCCTGGAAGAGGTTCTGCGTGCCAGCGATCGTGCGAAGGATCTGGTCGGGCAAATCCTATCGTTCAGCCGGCAGGGCCAGCAGCAACTCCTGCCGGCGCAGATCGGACCGATCGTTAAGGAGGCACTTAAGCTTTTGCGTGCATCATTGCCTTCCACCATACAAATCAAACAGGATATCGATCCGGACGCGGGAGTGGTCAAGGCGGATCCTACCCAGATCCATCAAGTCCTGATGAACCTTTGCACCAACGCACTCCATGCCATGCAGGAGAGGGGGGGGATCCTCACGGTGAGCCTTCGCAACTGGAGTGTCGATGAAGGTTTCGCGTTCCGCAGCCCCGGACTCGAACCTGGAAAGTATGTGAGGCTGCAGGTCCAGGATACGGGATACGGGATTGCGCCGGAGGTCTTGGACCGTATTTTCGAACCGTATTTCACGACGAAGAAGACTGGAGAAGGGACCGGACTCGGACTTGCGGTGGTGCACGGGATCGTAAAGAGCCATGAGGGTGTCATAACCGTCTCGAGTAACCGGGAGGATGGGACGGCTTTCGATGTGTTTCTGCCGGTCATCGAGGGGGGTGAGTTGCCCGTATTGCAGCCGTCAGAGGATTTGCCGCGGGGAGACGAGAGGATCCTTTTCGTGGACGACGAGCATGCACTGGTGCATCTGGGCAAAGAAATGCTGGAATTCCTCGGGTACAGGGTAAATGCCTGCAGCAGCAGCCTGCAGGCGCTCCAGTTGTTTCGGTCCAGGCCGAACGACTTCGATCTTGTGATAACAGATCTGACGATGCCGCACCTGACAGGAGAGGGGCTGGCGCAGGAGGTCCTGTCGATCAGAGAGGATATCCCGATCATCCTTTGCACAGGATTCAAGCAGAAGATGACGGAACGCTACGCGGCGGAAATCGGCCTTCGGGCTTTGCTCATAAAGCCGTTGAGGATGAGGGAAATGGCCGACACAGTCAGACGTGTGCTAGACAAAGGTAGATTGCTGGATGCTCATCCTAAGGCCTGA